The sequence ATCTCTGCGATCCAAGAACCTTCAACTCGGAAAGAGCAGTTTCCCACCTCTCGTGTACTTGGGCAGGGATGATTGGACGGCAGAGATCAGGTTCTAACACCCCTTTACATTCCAAACCAGGACATATCACCATTGCTCTGTTCTCTTGGATTTTTGCCTCAACGTGCTTGCTTATGCAATTCGTGCAAAACACATGAGAACAGTTCTTGTTCTCGAACATTTCAAGTGGCGGCTTCGTCTCCATGCATATCTCACAGAAGCTTCCAGAAGATTCGCCAGTTTCGGTTTTAACCAACGTGTCGGATTTCGTTGGAGTCGTCTCGTTCTTCACCGACGATGATACGATCGCAGTTTCAAGAAATGGGTGGGGAAGAGAAGAGGATTCCCCTGTTTCAGTTTTAACCAGTATACCAGATTTCGTTGGAGTTGTCTCGTTCTGCTCCGACGGTATGATGCCAGTTTCGAGAGATGGGCGGGGAAGAGAAGAGAGAATGGATGAAAGAATCACTTCCTGGAGCTGTAATTCTACTGCAAACTTCTCATCTGAGATTGGTAAGAGATCTTCTTCACTTAAGAGAGCCATATAGAAATCATCCACGTCGAGTAAAGTATTTGAATTTGATGATTCTTCCATTTCTCTCTGTTTGGTTTGGTGGGTGTTCTAGAGTTATTTATAGGTGATTTTTGATAGATTTTGATGATGggatttcaatggttggattttGTTATTAGTAGGGCTTTGCTGGGTTCGTATGCTTTCGGTTCGAAAGTGGTTTTGCATGCAACTGATGCAAGTGCTTTTGATTTTGATTGGCTGAGTGGGCCCCTGTGGGGTAATggaattatattatatatactctGAAATGGTGGTGGGACCATACTCGACCATGCTTGTCGTTCATGTGTATTAGACAATCACATTTCAAATGTGGGCCCTCACTCTGAATGGGATTATGAATTTGGATGCTAAGTGATCATTCTCTGTTTCATTTGGCTATCACCGATCGCAAGGTTTGTATGGTTAGATCAGTATTGCTTCTGGCATTTCCccaatccatgatgggacccgcaaattggatggtctggattgacttGCATGTATGACATACGAGGAATGGATGGATGTCTAAAGAAATGATACGGCCCACTATTATTGAGTATGACCACTCAATACCATACGCTTGCAAACAGCCAACATATTGGCAGTGTACATTtgcctcaatccaaaccgtccaagttgtGGGTCCGACAGTCTGGATTACTAAAACCTCATGTGCAACATGGAAAAACCTTGGACGGTATTGATTGCTTCGGGTCGAAGATACTATCCATCAGTTCAACTCTCTTCGAAAGGGGAGTtagttgatactctggcagtgtatgaCGCCTGATACACAGGCGCTCAGCAATTGCATACATGGGGGCACATCAACTCAAATTAGacggactaaattgtggaaccttcTTCCATTAGCTTACTTTTGAAAGATTGGATTGATCGAGCAATTCTAACATCTCATTCATGGACACTCGTTTGTTGAAATAAAACCATCGGAGATTTTCCatcttaactgtccaataaatgtccaccaatccatcagTCAGGCAATCAAATAAGATTAATTATTTTTTCATGAAGTTTCTGAACTGGGTATcattatttggacagtttaatttgatttattttatgTCATTTGATACATTTTCTAAGTACCTGTGTATGATCTATCAAACTCTGCAGAGTACCAAAGTACTAAGGGAAGGAATTGTACGCGGATTTCCTGTAAAGCCTTTCGCTGgaaacataggtggggcccattgtaattcttataataaatctactccgtccatccgttttttgagatcattttatcatGTAATTGTAAAAATTGAGGAGGATCcaaacttgagtgggccacactaaaagaaaaggtgggtaggggaattcataccattgaaatctttctgcggtcgacagtgatgtttacatgacatccataccgttcataacgtcattcaaTGGGATGAACGAAGTGACAAAtactagcctgattcaaaactttcgtggcctcaggaatatttcaaccatggaagttcaatcctcacgtttttggcccacttgagtattggatccggataatttttggtcccataccttaaaatgatctaaaacaacggatggacggagtataattctaacaaacatcacggtgggccccatctaagcCCAGGAACTTAGTACGAAAGTCTTTtggaggaaatccgcgtccgaaggATTTGAGGTGTTTTTTCTATATCTTCTTGTCTTTGGAATAATGTGACGTGGAAAGTCTAAGAAATCATTTGGGctcggacgcggtttggccagtgacgctgccactagccaggtggggTGGCTATGGTCGCTgctctgtgaaccccaccatgatgtatgtgttttatccacactgttcatccattttttcagatcattttcggGCTTGATTcgaaaaatgaggaagatatgtatctcatgtggaccacaccacaggaaaacaataggtATTGtttgtccaccgttaaaagcttcctaggctcaccgtaatgtttatttgacatccaacctgttgattaagacataaagacctggataaaagtaaaatgaaaatatcagcttgatccaaaactttcgtggccctaagaagtttttaatggcgagcattcaatcaatactgtttcctatgacgtggtccacatgagacttGTATCTAcgttatttttgggttcatttcataaaatgatctgaaaaaatggatggacagtgtggatgaaacagttacatgatggtgggcccacagatcatcgaccactagccaatggctagttgCTGGGTCACGAGCCAATCCGTGTCCCTTTCTTTCAGTCGAAGGCTTTTTCTCTTTCTACAGACAGGTTCCTATGTTAGTTTAGCACTCCTAtggaaatggtggtgactcatcctcacatgtggcactgatgtacagtcatccagaccatccaaattggaaTCCAGTTAGTAGCTATTATATATGGTTGAAACATAAAATAATCAGTGATCCAAAATatatagaaggaaaaaaaataaataaatcagatgaCTAATATTCTCATCTAAGTTCAATGTTTTGGTTATGCTCGATTCACAGTCTGGTCAGAGATTTGAACGGTCTGGACTGTCGGAAAACTATGACATGTGTACATatgaagagtcaccaccactttttaaatggtggtgaattaCTATAGAATATTTGATGTGGAAACGAAAGAGGTAGTAGGGAGGACTAAGGGATGTGGATGAAACATCGTAGCTCTTTCCAGTTGCTTAAGGAGTAAGGATCTTCTCAGGAGACACGTGTCAACACGTCCGTGAGTAGTACGTCCTGGCCGTATATATAGAACATGAGCCACCACGAAGACTCCTGGGAAAAGATAAATTAATAAAAACAAAGTCAGTCATCAGGTAAGTCAAGATGTATGAAAGTAATCCACGTGTTAGGATTAAAAATATGGTCCACTGAAAGATTGGACGGCCCTGATTGTTGCTCCAGCTTTTACTTTCTGCCCCAGGTCGGGTTTTCAGTATAAGTCTTTTGAAGTCGACTGGTTTTCGAGCCATAGGTATTAGGGTTGCaacttgggttcgggttcggatcaacccgaacccgattgacccgagttgggttgtcaaggtcctcgagTCGGGTATGGTTTAAAAATGGCAAACCATTCCAACCCTATTTTTAATAgggttgagcaaatttgggtcTGCTTATGTTTGGTTGGGaacaatcacatgtatttggtcCGGGTTGCGTGAGGTTAGGGTCAGTTACCGTAGGTTAAAATTCAGGTTAGGTTGCACGTTGGGTCCTCTCTCAAATTGCAGCCTTAATAATTAGGGGGCAACGGGCCTTATCGAACGAACGGTAATAGGGTTTTGGACTCCCATGCAGAATGGTTACAAATTATTTTACCCTTCTCTTGAAACCGTTGGCAGCTgtctgggctccaccatgatgcgtgttgaacatctaccccatcagtcagatgcatcattcgatggtgggcctcaggcttaaaaataaagtcaatctgtgacttgtgtgtgccacaccacatacaaaagttgagaggggttaccctccattaaaacattcataatcatcttTTGAGCCCACcaagatatggttcacaaatccagtccatccattatgtatgtcccacttggatgaggggtcagaccaagtttcagatgcatccaaatttcaagtgggccccaccaagtgcttttatatgttttaagcatgtcttcacatgattttagatggtatggcccacccaagttccgtatacagctgatttttgggataccaCATAattcaaaggggacccatcaaatgcaaggtgttgatgttcgacacgcatcactgtggggcctacacagactcgacctcatgggaagttcccatgagctcgaccgcataccCATTCAAATGCCTAAGACCACTCAGAATATTGCCTCTCAAACTGCTTCTCAGTGGCAACATTCCGTAGATATGTAATGTACGCATGGATTCATATTGGGGTCAGATTCACACGCCACACGTGTCAAATGTTAGAAACTCGACATGCTGACATGTCCATTCTGTTAATCAATTAtgaatgtatgcatgcatgcatgatgaCATGTCCATACAATTAATTGAGTTTTAATTTATGTGTGGAAAAGGTTTCATGAgatggggctctgtggggccccaccgtgatgtgtgttgaacatccacaccatcaatcaaacGCATCCTTTCATGATGGACCATGGGATTGAAATCCAGGCCAATCCATGGCTTAggagggccacaccatagacaacagttgagagtggatgcacacacattgaaaccttcctgattgttcataggcccaatgagatgtggttCAGATATCTAcctcatccattgtgtgtgtcccacttggatgaggcgtcacgccaaatttcaggccattccaaaactcaggtgggccattctgTCAACATTATAATGACAGACACAATCGATATGTCTGTATGCATCCAATTGAAAATGAAGGAATGCTATTCTGTGAAGATGATTGCCAAACTCTTTGAAATATCATCTGCCCCATTTTTACTCTTCCTTACATGCTCCCActgatttttatttctttcttctcttatgACGTTCCATAGCGTCAACCCCTCAGTGGGAGTGAAAAGAGAGTAGATGATGATGACAGGAATGGGTGACACGTACTGGAGGAGGAAATGATGGGTCTTTGATTTTCAGCtggtacaagtggggtccatggttcaggtATACAGAGAATTAGTCTGATGGACCCCTACCATTGGTTGGCTATGTCCCAAACTCAGATCAGATGAGCATAACTGGTTGATGACTATACATTCTCTCCACTAGAGTTCTCATTGGACCATCTGAATTCTGAAATTTGATATTCTCAGCTGCTTACTCAGCCCTCCCAATAATACAGATTGTCATTTACATAATTGTTGTTAGTTGCTTGTTTCCTTCCAAACGCTTATCACTATCTAATCAAAGTTGCTTGTTTCCTTCAAATCGCTTATGACTATCTAATCAAAGGCCAACCTAACGCGTTCCTTGCATAATATGGGCTTTGAAGCTGCCAGGACTAGTTAGTTCAGGGACCCATTAGTCAAAGGAGAGATCCAAGTTCCCAGTTGGAGTTTGGTAGAGTTGGATGGTGGCAAGAAGAGACTTTTGACATAGGGAATTACATCCAACCAGCAGCTAGGATTGCAGCTCTGTATGTCTTTAAACCCTTATGAGCTAGgctcttttcatacttgtgatcATATGTTAAAGTATAATAATTTTATCCCAAGATTGCAATTTATTGAGTTGCCCACCAGTAAGTAGAATGCCAAGCCAAACCCCCATTTTATTCCATGATGGATATGCAGGGTACACCTAGGCAATACCCAGTTATGGACAGTGCATAAAAATGTGGGCTTCACCATGGCaggcaaatggatggttagaactaAAAACAGCTTCTTAAATTTAAATGGTAGTTTGGAAAACCCACCAGATCTTCTGAATAGTGACTTTTACATTGagcacatcatagtgggtcccttCATGCCAACAATTTCAATCACCAAGGGTGGGGGCACTCATGGGGCAGAGGTTCAGGTCAGCTACAATTTGGAGGACTCTGGCAAGCAAGTTAACTACCTTTTCCCCTACATTATCTAGGACCTACATCTTAAACAGGAAGGATCAATACAAAACAACAAACAAAACCAGTATGAGAATCTGTACCTCATTCAAAATGGATGCAATAAAACAATACACAGCAACCAATGACTTCCACAATGGCAGCATCTTCAGCTGATGAATGGATGCATCTTCAGTCCTCAATTGACACATATTTCATAAATTAGTGGGGAAGTGATCAAAGGGAGTAAACCATTCGACGCGAGAGTCCTGCGCCCACTGCTCTCGTGTATCTATGCAGCTGCAGTTCCAACAAATCCTTATGCCTCTGTTCGCGAATGGGACGAAACGCTCGTTGTAAATCCTAGAAAAACACAAGCAGTGTTGTTAGATGAAGGAACATTGAGAGAGGTGAAGACAGGCAGTGTTGTTAGATGGAGGGACATTTGAGGGAGGTAAAGACACAGAGAcacagagagggagggagggatcaGTGCTGCCCCAGCTTCAGAATCTTGTAATTCATGCATGCTGGGTCCTAAAATAACTTAAATCTTATATTCTTGTTATTGCATCTTGTAGATTCCAGTAAGACATGAATTCCTTTCAACTTAC is a genomic window of Magnolia sinica isolate HGM2019 chromosome 15, MsV1, whole genome shotgun sequence containing:
- the LOC131227041 gene encoding E3 ubiquitin-protein ligase RSL1-like, producing the protein MEESSNSNTLLDVDDFYMALLSEEDLLPISDEKFAVELQLQEVILSSILSSLPRPSLETGIIPSEQNETTPTKSGILVKTETGESSSLPHPFLETAIVSSSVKNETTPTKSDTLVKTETGESSGSFCEICMETKPPLEMFENKNCSHVFCTNCISKHVEAKIQENRAMVICPGLECKGVLEPDLCRPIIPAQVHERWETALSELKVLGSQRFYCPFKDCSALLIDDGGDLVREAECPNCRRFFCAQCKVPWHSGVGCDEYQALNEDERGRDDLMVMELAKTSGWTRCSHCKYIVEKTEGCIHMTCRCGFQFCYRCGGAWSDTHASCNTE